The DNA region TGCGTGAAGCGATCCATCCGGCGGGCATCCTTTTTACCCAGCCCCATCGCGACCGGGTCCCAGTCCTTAATCTCCGCCGCGTACTTGACCGGGACGCGGGAGGTATCGAACGCAGAAATCGGCGCGAAGCCGTGCCGTCCCGCCTTGAGGCTCTCCCAGAAATCCCCGGCATTGAGTCCGACCGGTGTAACCGCTGCCTGGGAGGTGATGACTACTCTTCTCATAGAATAAACTCCTTTAACATCTTACATCGTGATGCCGCCATCGACACAGAGCACCTGCCCGGTGATGTACGAGGCGTTTTCGCCCGCGAGGAAGGCCACCGCTGCGGCAATGTCCTCCGGAGAACCCATCCGTTTGAGACTGATCATGCCCGCGATCGCTTCCCGGGTCTTTTCCGGGAGCTTTTCGGTCATGCTGGTTTCGATAAAGCCGGGCGCGACCGCGTTCACCGTGATCCCCCGACCGCCGAGCTCTTTCGAGGCGCTCTTGGTCATGCCGATGATCGCCGCTTTGCTGGCCGCGTAGTTGAGCTGCCCGGCGTTCCCATAGACGCCCACGACCGATGAGATGTTGATGATCCGGCCTTCCCGCTGCTTCATCATGACCGGCACCACCTGCCGCATCATATTGAATACGCTCTTCTGGTTTGAATCGATGACCGCATCGTACTGCTCCTCACCCATCCGGGCAATCAGCCCGTCCCGGGTGATGCCGGCGTTGTTGACCAGCAGGTCGATCCGCCCGAAACGGCTCAAAATCCGCTTCACCATCCCGGCGCAAGCTTCGAAATCCGAAACGTCCGCCGCGAAGCAGTCGGCATCCACACCGCATCTGCGGCAGGCTGCCACGACTTCCTGCGCCGCCGGAACCGATTCCTCTCCCCGGCAGTTGACCGCCACGTCAAAGCCTTCCTGCGCCAGCCGTTCGGCAATCGCGCGGCCGATCCCCTGCTTTGCGCCGGTGACAATCGCTACTTTATTCAATGGTGATCCCCCTTCCCGCAAACGGATCCTTCAAATAGGCCTCGGTGGAGGCCATCAGCTTCTCCACGATGACCTTCGCAGGCGCAACCTCATGCACCAGCCCGGAGATCTGTCCCGCCATAAAGGTGCCTTCCTCGGTGTTGCCGTCCTGCACCGCCTTCCGAAGCGAACCGACCGCAACCTTTTCAAATTCCTCACGATCCACCCCGTCGGCCTCCATTTTTGCAAGCCTGCGGGAGAATTTATTCTTCAGCGACCGAAGCGGCGCGCCCCCCGCGCGGCCGGTGACAATCGTGTCGGTGTCCTTCGCGTCGACAATCAGCTGTTTGTAGGTGTCATGCGCCGGGCTTTCCGCAGCGCAGACAAAGATCGTACCGCACTGCACCGCCTGGGCGCCGAGCATCAGCGCCGCCGCGAAGCCGCGCGCGTCCGCAATGCCGCCCGCGCCGATGACCGGGATCGAAACCGCGTCCACCACCTGCGGCAGCAGTGCCATCGTCGTGAGCTCCCCGATGTGTCCGCCCGATTCGCACCCTTCGGCCACCACCGCGTCCGCGCCCGCGCGTTCCATGCGTTTGGCCAGCGCTGCCGACGGCACGACTGGGATCACCTTGATGCCCGCGCCTTTAAACGCGTCCATATATTTCCCGGGATTGCCCGCGCCGGTCGTCACGACCGCAATCTTCTGCTCGACACAGACTTTCGCCACGTCGTCGGCAAACGGGCTCATCAGCATGATATTTACGCCGAACGGCTTATCGGTGAGGCTTTTGGCCTGCTTGATCATTGCTTCGACCACCTCGCCCGGCGCGCTCGCCGCGCCGATGAGGCCAAGCCCGCCCGCGTTTGAAACGGCGGCAGCAAGTTTTGCGTCGGCCACCCAGGCCATGCCGCCCTGGAAAATCGGATACTGAATCCCCAAAAGTTCGGTGATTTTTGTCTTTATCATTTCTGGTTTCCTCCCATTGTTATGCTTCGTATGTGAAAACCGCCGCCGCGTACACCAGCCCCGCGCCAAATCCCACGGTACAGAGCTTGTCGCCCGGCCGCACCCTGTCCGAACGGAGCAGTTCATCGAGCGCGATCGCCACCGAGGCGCTCGAGGTGTTGCCGACCCGGTCAATGTTCATGAACGCTTTTTCCATGGGAAGCCCCAGGTTTTTCATCGCGGTCTGCACGATGCGCACATTCGCCTGGTGCGGGATGATATAGCTGAGATCCTCCGGCATGATCCCGGCCTTTTCACAGGCCTCCCGCACCGCGTCGGGCATCGCTTTCACCGCGAACTTGTAGACCTCCCGGCCGTTCTGGGTGAGCGCATGCGGTCCGGTTTCGGTCCGGCTGATGTCATCCTCGGGCACCGACTGTCCGCCGAACGGGGTTTGGTGCGGGGCGTTCTTGGAATAGATGAGCCCGTAGCCGGAGCCGTCCGAATGCAGCGCGGAGGCGAAAACGCCCGTCTGAGACCGCCGCACGACCGCCGCGCCCGCGCCATCCCCGAAGAGGACGCAGATTGAACGGTCGTTAAAGTCAATCATCCGGGTCATCATCTCGGACGAAACAACCAGAACGGTATCCACCCCGCCGCTGTAGAGGTAGCGTCGAGCCATATCAAGCGCGAACACAAAGCCCGCGCAGGCGGCGTTGAGGTCGAAACAGAAGGCGTTTTTTGCGCCGACCGCCTGCTGGATGATGCAGGCCATCGACGGCGTGACATAGTCGGCGCTCACGGTGGTGCCGATGATAAGTCCGATCTCCTCAGGATCGACCCCGGCCTTCTCGATGGCGGACCGCGCCGCCTTCGCGCCCATCATCCAGGTGGCGTCGCTGTCCGCGACATGCCGGGTGACGATGCCGGTCCGGGTGCGGATCCATTCGTCCGAGGTTTCCACAAAAGCCGTATAAGCTTCGTTGTCCACGATGTGACCGGGCAGATAGCTGCCCGTTGCGCATAATTTGATTCCGTTCATGCTCTTCTCCTGACTGTTCCGGGAATTTTTCGCCCCACAATACTTGATTCCATAAACCGGGTTGTGTTATAATTGGGGTCGAAAAATGTAACAAGTGTTATATTTCTTGTGTTATCATACCGTCAATCCACACAAGTTGTCAAGAAAAAATTTGTTAATAAATTTTTTCTGTTGAGATTTTGGTATGTTTGCCCACTTTTTAATCCGTAAAGGCATCGTATATGAAACTTTATGAGGCCCGCTTTTCCGGGCCGGAAGGAGTATTCCCCATGAGCAAAACTGCATTCCTGATGAGCGGCCAGGGTTCCCAGTATCCCGGCATGGGCCGCGAACTTTATGAGAATTTCCCCGCCGCCCGGCAGGTTTACGAATGCGGCGCGGATATCCTCGGTTTCGATCTTGCCAAACTTTCCTTTGAAGGCGCGGAATCCGAGCTCGCCCAGACCAAAATCTCACAGCCCGCGATCTTTGCGGTCTCGATGGCAGCCTGCGCCGTGGCGAAGGAATCCTGCGAACCCGCCGCCTTCGCGGGGCATTCGCTCGGCGAATACGCCGCGCTCACCGCAAACGGCGCTTTCTCCCTGGAGGACGGCTTCCGGGTGATCGGCGCGCGCGCGGCGGCCATGCAGCGCGCGGCGGACGAGAACCCCGGCAGCATGTTCGCCATCATCGGCAGCGACGAACAAACCATCTCCCGCGTCTGCGAGGAGACCGACGGCTACGTGCTCCCCGTCAACTACAATTCCCTCTCCCAGACGGTCATCGCGGGCGAGCCAAAACCCGCGCAGCAAGCGGCCGACAGGCTCGCCGGAATGGGCGCAAAAGCTGTCAAGCTGGCTGTTTCGAGCGCGTTTCATTCCAAACTGATGGACTGCGCCGCTGTGGAATTCAAGGAGCGGATCGCCGGGATCAAAACGGCCCCGCTCGAAAAGCCCTTCTATTCAAACGTCACCGGCGGGCTGCTCCCACCGGATACCGACCTCGTCGAATACCTCGCCCGGCACCTTGTTTCGCCGGTGCGCTTCCACGAGGAAATCTCCGCCATGCTCGCCGCCGGGATCAGCTCCTTCGTCGAATGCGGACCGGGCAAGGTGCTCACCATGCTTGTAAAGCGCGGCTTCAAGGAAGCCTCCGCCTACAACCTCGAAAATCAAAAGACGCTTGACAAATGGAAAGCGTCCCTCTGAAGGTGAACCATATGGAACAATTCCAGCTGATCGGGCATCCGCTCGGGCACAGCATGTCCCCGCCGATCCACGAACGACTCTTCGCACTCGAGGAGCGCGAAGCCGCGTACACGCTCAATTCCTTTCCGCCGGAACAATTCGAATCGCATCTGGCGCAGCTGATGGCGCTCGACGGATTCAATATCACCATTCCATATAAACAGACCATCCTCCCCCATCTCGATGAGCTGCACCAATCGGCGCGGCTTTATGGCGCGGTCAATACGGTGCGCCGTCTGCCGGATGGCCGGCACATTGGCTATAACACCGACTGCGACGGCTTTCTGCGCACCATGTCCGCTCACGGCGTTTCGCTTGACACCCGCGTCTGTGTGCTGGGCGCGGGCGGCGTGGGCCGGATGTTCGCGATCGAATGCGCCCGTCAGGGCGGCGACGTGACCGTCGCGGTGCGCGAGAGCGGCCGCAGCCGCGCCGAAGCGCTCCGGAAGGAGATCGCTGAACAGTTCGGCCGCAAGATCTCCCTCTGCGACATCGCAAGCCCGGAAGGCCGGTTCGGCCTTCTCATCAATGCCACGCCGGTCGGCATGTTCCCCAAGGTGGATGCCTGCCCGGTGCCCGAAAGCTTCCTCACCAGCGTGGACGCGGTGTTCGACTGCATTTACAACCCCGCCGAAACCCTGCTGCTCCGCCGCGCAAAGACGGCAGGCTGCCTTTGCATGGGCGGTATGCATATGTTGGTGTGGCAGGCTGCTGTCGCCCACGAATACTGGCATGGATGCAGTTTTGACAATGCCTCGGTCGACAGGATCGTGGACGAGATGCACGAGATCCTCCTCAGAAAGGAGCGGGAAGCTTGAACAATCTGATCCTTTGCGGCTTCATGGGCTGTGGCAAAACCACCGTCGGCAAGCTGCTCGCAAAACGGCTTGGCCTCGAATACATCGATCTCGATGACGAAATTATCCGGGAGGCCGGAATGCCCATTCCCGACATCTTCTCCATCTATGGGGAAGCCCATTTCCGTGACCTCGAACATGAAGCAGTCCACAACCTTGCCCGCCGGGTCAACTGCGTGGTTTCAACCGGCGGCGGCGCCATGACCTTCGACCGCAATATCGAAGCCATCGACCAGCGCGACCTCGTCGTCTTTCTCGACGCCCCGTTCGAGGTCTGCTACAGCCGCATCAAGGACAGCGACCGCCCAATCCTGCGGCAGAATACGCCCGAACAGTTTCAGGCGCTCTTCGCGCGGCGGCGGGAGGCCTACCGCAAGGCCGCGCAAAATGGCCTCACAATCGACGCCGGTCGATCCGCAGATGAGGTTGCCGCTGACATCGCGCTTCTGCGCGAAAAGAATCAGGGGCGGCGCCCCTGATAATCCCCTTTGCGCCCTTCGCGCGCTCAGGTTTCTCTTGCGCCCTCCGTGCGCTCGGATTGCCTCCGCGGGCTCGGATTGCCTCCGCGGGCTCGGATTGCCTCCGGCGGGCCCCTTTCTTGCTTGTCCAAGAAAGGGGCGAAAGAAGGACACGCGGGGATACCCCGCGGCCCCCTGCGGGCTGTTTCATTGCCTGCGGCAAAGACAGCCCGCAATCTGCTTAGACAATACGTACTGTGCCGCGTGATAAAAAGCACGCGGGACAAATCGCCGCAACCTTGCGGCGATGCGCTGCGCGCAATAAGGACAAACGGATTTCAATTTAAAAAGCGCCGGACCTCTGTCCGGCGCTCTTATTTTTCTTCTATTTCACAATTATCAACCGCATATTCCAGGAAAATCCCGATCAGCTCGTTACGCTTATGTCCTGTCTTAGCGCAAATTTCATCCAGCTTTGAAACTGTCTCTTCCTTGATCCGGATGGAAAAGGTCTTATATCCATCCTCACCTTTCGGACGTTTGGGCTTTACGACAATCGCCATTTCCATCACCACCTCTGAACATATTTTATGCTTGAATCGTGGTGATTAATATGTTATAATTTATGTTATAAATTATAACATATTTGGAGATAAGCCATGACTTCAAAAGAACATTTACGGCTGCGGGAACTTTCGCGGCAAGTTTACACCTATGCGGGCAAGATGAATTTGTCCGCATGCCAGCTCAAGGATGATGCAGCAAGCGTTGTCACCCGGCGTTATTTTGTGCAGCTTGAAAAGCGGATGGAGAAGCTGCGGGAATTTCTGAGAACGATTGATTGACAATACCCATTGAACGAATCCGGCGCGGATTTTGCAGCAAGCCCGTAACATGGGAGCGCGAAGCGTTGCCATCAGTCTTGAGCTGACCGGCAGTTGGGAGTGACGGCGTCGCAGGTCTCGAAGTCCAAGGACGCGACCGCCGCCTTTGCGAAGCAACCAGCGGCGGTGGGGTTCCAAGGGGTTTCCCCTTGGCGTGTTCTTTCCCCTATTTCTTGCACGAGCAAGAAATAGGGCCGCCGGAGGCGACTCCTCCGGAGCGCCTGGAAGGCGCAATCCCCGGGCGCCCGGAGGGCGCAAAAAACAAGCGAATTCCTCATTTTTGCAGGGAGACAATAAAGAAAGCGCATGGAACCTGACGATTCCATGCGCTTTCACTTTTTTGTTCAGTGGCGGTCCCGGTTGAGGACCAAAACAGCCATGATACCGTACAGCACAGCCACGATGGTGGCTGCTGCAACCAGTGCCACCGCCGTGACGCCGCGCCACGGGTTGATCTGACGGTATTCCCTCATCATAAGCCTTATTTCGCGAGGTTGGCTTCGAGCTTTTCGAGCTCGGTCTCGAGCTCTTTGGGGAGTTTGTCGCCAAATTTGGCATAGAACTCCTTGATGCCCTTGACTTCCTCTTTCCACAGGTCCTTATCGACAGTCAGCAGGCCGGCGACAGTATCGGTGGTGATGCCGTCAAGACCGGTGATGTCGATATCTTCCGGTTTCGGCTCGTAACCGATCGGGGTTTCAACAGCTTCGGCTTTGCCTTCGACGCGGTCGATGATCCAGTTGAGGACGCGCAGGTTGTCGCCGAATCCCGGCCAGATGAAGTGGCCTTCGTCATCGGTGCGGAACCAGTTGACGTTAAAGATCTTAGGCGCTTTGTCACCGAGCTTCTTGCCCATTTCGAGCCAGTGCTGCCAGTAGTCGCCCATGTTGTATCCGCAGAACGGGAGCATCGCCATCGGGTCGCGGCGGACAACGCCGACAGCACCCGAAGCGGCCGCGGTGGTCTCGGAAGCCATGGTGGAACCTACGAACACGCCATGCTGCCAGTCACGGGACTGATAAACCAGCGGAGCGGTTTTGGCGCGGCGGCCGCCGAAGATGATCGCGGAGACGGGCACGCCGTTCGGATTTGCAAATTCGGAGGAGATGCAGGGGCAGTTGATGGCCGGAGCGGTGAAGCGGGAGTTCGGATGCGCGCCTTTGCTGCCATCGGTGCAATCCCATTTCTCGCCTTTCCAGTTGACCGCATTCTTCGGCGGGTTCTTATCGAGGCCCTCCCACCAAACAGTGTTGTCGTCCAGGTTGTGGACCACGTTGGTGAAGATGGTGTTGCGGCGGGTGGTTTCCAGCGCGTTCGGGTTGGACTTCATGTTGGTGCCAGGGGCAACGCCAAAGAAGCCGTTTTCCGGGTTGATTGCCCAGAGTCTGCCGTCTTCGCCGATACGCAGCCAGGCGATGTCGTCGCCGACCGTCCAAACCTTGTAACCCTTGTCAAGCAGCTCCTTCGGCGGGATGAGCATGGCCAGGTTGGTTTTGCCGCAGGCGGACGGGAACGCGGCGCAGATATATTTGATTTCGCCTTTCGGGTTCTGCAGGCCGAGGATGAGCATGTGCTCCGCCATCCAGCCTTCCTGTTTCGCCTGGTAGGAAGCGATGCGCAGCGCGAAGCATTTTTTGCCGAGCAGAACGTTGCCGCCGTAACCGGAGTTGACCGACCAGATGGCGTTGTCCTCGGGGAACTGGACAATGTAACGGTTCTCTTCTTCCATCTTGGCCTTGGAGTGCAGGCCGCGGACGAAATCGTTGGAGGTGTCGCCCAGGTGGTCGAACGCCTTCTGGCCCATGCGGGTCATGATATCCATATTCAGTACAACGTAGATCGAGTCGGTCAGCTCGACGCCGACTTTGGAGAATTTGGAACCGATCGGGCCCATGCAGTACGGGATGACATACATGGTGCGGCCCTTCATGGCGCCGTCAAACAGGGCGCGCAGTTTCGGGTACATGACTTTCGGGTCTTCCCAGTTGTTGGTCGGGCCCGCTTCTTCCTTCGTTCTGGAGCAGATAAAGGTTCTGCCCTCCACACGGGCGACATCGTTGACCGCAGTGCGGTGCAGGACGCATCCCGGAAGCTTCTCAGGGTTGAGCGGCTCGAGCTCTCCGGTGGAGAAAGCCTGCTCGCGCAGTTCGTTGAGCTGTGCCTCGCTTCCATCAATCCAGACAACCTTATCCGGTTTGACAAGCGCTTTCATCTCCTCAATCCAATTGAGGACATTTTTGTTGTTCGTCATGATTTTACTCCTCTCGCTGTATTGAATTTTTAATAACACAATGATACATATGGGGCTGAAAGTCAACGGTTCATGGGGTTGCAT from Anaerotruncus rubiinfantis includes:
- the fabG gene encoding 3-oxoacyl-[acyl-carrier-protein] reductase, yielding MNKVAIVTGAKQGIGRAIAERLAQEGFDVAVNCRGEESVPAAQEVVAACRRCGVDADCFAADVSDFEACAGMVKRILSRFGRIDLLVNNAGITRDGLIARMGEEQYDAVIDSNQKSVFNMMRQVVPVMMKQREGRIINISSVVGVYGNAGQLNYAASKAAIIGMTKSASKELGGRGITVNAVAPGFIETSMTEKLPEKTREAIAGMISLKRMGSPEDIAAAVAFLAGENASYITGQVLCVDGGITM
- the fabK gene encoding enoyl-[acyl-carrier-protein] reductase FabK, which codes for MKTKITELLGIQYPIFQGGMAWVADAKLAAAVSNAGGLGLIGAASAPGEVVEAMIKQAKSLTDKPFGVNIMLMSPFADDVAKVCVEQKIAVVTTGAGNPGKYMDAFKGAGIKVIPVVPSAALAKRMERAGADAVVAEGCESGGHIGELTTMALLPQVVDAVSIPVIGAGGIADARGFAAALMLGAQAVQCGTIFVCAAESPAHDTYKQLIVDAKDTDTIVTGRAGGAPLRSLKNKFSRRLAKMEADGVDREEFEKVAVGSLRKAVQDGNTEEGTFMAGQISGLVHEVAPAKVIVEKLMASTEAYLKDPFAGRGITIE
- a CDS encoding beta-ketoacyl-ACP synthase III; the protein is MNGIKLCATGSYLPGHIVDNEAYTAFVETSDEWIRTRTGIVTRHVADSDATWMMGAKAARSAIEKAGVDPEEIGLIIGTTVSADYVTPSMACIIQQAVGAKNAFCFDLNAACAGFVFALDMARRYLYSGGVDTVLVVSSEMMTRMIDFNDRSICVLFGDGAGAAVVRRSQTGVFASALHSDGSGYGLIYSKNAPHQTPFGGQSVPEDDISRTETGPHALTQNGREVYKFAVKAMPDAVREACEKAGIMPEDLSYIIPHQANVRIVQTAMKNLGLPMEKAFMNIDRVGNTSSASVAIALDELLRSDRVRPGDKLCTVGFGAGLVYAAAVFTYEA
- a CDS encoding ACP S-malonyltransferase, whose translation is MSKTAFLMSGQGSQYPGMGRELYENFPAARQVYECGADILGFDLAKLSFEGAESELAQTKISQPAIFAVSMAACAVAKESCEPAAFAGHSLGEYAALTANGAFSLEDGFRVIGARAAAMQRAADENPGSMFAIIGSDEQTISRVCEETDGYVLPVNYNSLSQTVIAGEPKPAQQAADRLAGMGAKAVKLAVSSAFHSKLMDCAAVEFKERIAGIKTAPLEKPFYSNVTGGLLPPDTDLVEYLARHLVSPVRFHEEISAMLAAGISSFVECGPGKVLTMLVKRGFKEASAYNLENQKTLDKWKASL
- the aroE gene encoding shikimate dehydrogenase, with translation MEQFQLIGHPLGHSMSPPIHERLFALEEREAAYTLNSFPPEQFESHLAQLMALDGFNITIPYKQTILPHLDELHQSARLYGAVNTVRRLPDGRHIGYNTDCDGFLRTMSAHGVSLDTRVCVLGAGGVGRMFAIECARQGGDVTVAVRESGRSRAEALRKEIAEQFGRKISLCDIASPEGRFGLLINATPVGMFPKVDACPVPESFLTSVDAVFDCIYNPAETLLLRRAKTAGCLCMGGMHMLVWQAAVAHEYWHGCSFDNASVDRIVDEMHEILLRKEREA
- a CDS encoding shikimate kinase → MNNLILCGFMGCGKTTVGKLLAKRLGLEYIDLDDEIIREAGMPIPDIFSIYGEAHFRDLEHEAVHNLARRVNCVVSTGGGAMTFDRNIEAIDQRDLVVFLDAPFEVCYSRIKDSDRPILRQNTPEQFQALFARRREAYRKAAQNGLTIDAGRSADEVAADIALLREKNQGRRP
- a CDS encoding ribbon-helix-helix protein, CopG family, with the translated sequence MAIVVKPKRPKGEDGYKTFSIRIKEETVSKLDEICAKTGHKRNELIGIFLEYAVDNCEIEEK
- a CDS encoding phosphoenolpyruvate carboxykinase (GTP); protein product: MTNNKNVLNWIEEMKALVKPDKVVWIDGSEAQLNELREQAFSTGELEPLNPEKLPGCVLHRTAVNDVARVEGRTFICSRTKEEAGPTNNWEDPKVMYPKLRALFDGAMKGRTMYVIPYCMGPIGSKFSKVGVELTDSIYVVLNMDIMTRMGQKAFDHLGDTSNDFVRGLHSKAKMEEENRYIVQFPEDNAIWSVNSGYGGNVLLGKKCFALRIASYQAKQEGWMAEHMLILGLQNPKGEIKYICAAFPSACGKTNLAMLIPPKELLDKGYKVWTVGDDIAWLRIGEDGRLWAINPENGFFGVAPGTNMKSNPNALETTRRNTIFTNVVHNLDDNTVWWEGLDKNPPKNAVNWKGEKWDCTDGSKGAHPNSRFTAPAINCPCISSEFANPNGVPVSAIIFGGRRAKTAPLVYQSRDWQHGVFVGSTMASETTAAASGAVGVVRRDPMAMLPFCGYNMGDYWQHWLEMGKKLGDKAPKIFNVNWFRTDDEGHFIWPGFGDNLRVLNWIIDRVEGKAEAVETPIGYEPKPEDIDITGLDGITTDTVAGLLTVDKDLWKEEVKGIKEFYAKFGDKLPKELETELEKLEANLAK